One Glycine soja cultivar W05 chromosome 2, ASM419377v2, whole genome shotgun sequence genomic region harbors:
- the LOC114370879 gene encoding transcription factor MYB106-like, with translation MGRIPCCEKVGLKKGPWTSEEDKKLVAYVEKHGHRNWRSVPAKAGLERCGKSCRLRWINYLKPDIKRGNFTMEEDHTIIQLHALLGNKWSIIAAHLPKRTDNEIKNYWNTNVKKRLIRMGLDPITHKPIKTNTFEAYGGGHGQSEDNINMNHMAQWESARIEAEARGSVFQAGSHSSHQPQLILSKIPTQPCFSSSDSLSTKRNTVYNMYALVLATNHDPVLPVSTLSIPYWQTPSPVSTNIGRFTDTGSSLSYEENVNITETSCQTQKIIEDYMLNSQDDDIMVAVEAFRTTRCESIQELFRGSNDVEGPNNDSFERNV, from the exons ATGGGAAGGATTCCATGCTGTGAAAAGGTAGGGTTGAAGAAAGGACCATGGACATCGGAAGAAGACAAGAAGCTTGTGGCTTATGTTGAAAAGCATGGCCATAGAAACTGGCGTTCAGTGCCTGCCAAAGCAG GTCTTGAAAGATGTGGAAAGAGTTGCAGACTTAGGTGGATTAACTACCTCAAGCCTGATATAAAACGAGGAAACTTTACCATGGAGGAAGACCACACCATTATTCAACTTCATGCCCTTCTAGGAAACAA ATGGTCAATCATAGCAGCTCACTTGCCAAAGAGAACAGATAATGAGATAAAGAACTATTGGAACACCAACGTTAAGAAAAGACTCATCAGAATGGGGTTAGATCCCATTACCCACAAAccaataaaaaccaatacttttGAAGCATACGGTGGTGGCCATGGCCAGTCCGAGGATAATATAAATATGAACCACATGGCCCAATGGGAGAGTGCTCGAATTGAAGCTGAAGCAAGAGGATCTGTGTTTCAAGCTGGATCTCACTCCTCACATCAACCCCAACTAATCTTAAGCAAAATCCCAACTCAACCTTGTTTTTCATCATCAGATTCACTATCAACCAAACGCAACACTGTGTATAACATGTATGCCCTCGTGCTTGCAACAAATCATGACCCTGTATTGCCGGTATCTACATTGAGCATCCCCTATTGGCAGACTCCTTCGCCAGTCTCTACCAATATTGGAAGATTTACCGACACGGGAAGCTCACTCTCTTATGAGGAAAATGTTAACATCACAGAAACTAGTTGTCAAACTCAAAAGATAATAGAAGATTACATGTTAAACTCGCAAGATGATGATATTATGGTGGCCGTGGAAGCATTTAGAACAACAAGATGTGAGAGTATTCAAGAATTGTTTAGGGGGTCCAATGACGTGGAAGGTCCAAAcaatgattcttttgaaagaaatGTGTAG